One stretch of Candidatus Omnitrophota bacterium DNA includes these proteins:
- a CDS encoding aspartate dehydrogenase yields MSKIKVGIIGCGTIGTQLAIACQGRLAKSVELVAVCDFDAGKAAALNKSLKKKVRLLKIGDLMGKADVVVEAASARISGDVLKECIRRKKGCLIMSVGGLLGREDLLKKAEKLGVRVYIPSGAICGIDGLKSSSVGKIDSVTLTTRKPPKGLFGAPYLKEKGIDITNISEDRTVFEGSAEEAVRAFPQNINVSAVLSLAGIGAKATRVRLVASPGLGRNVHEVEIRGDAGSIFTRTENVPSKANPKTSALAILSAIATLGGISDSVKIGT; encoded by the coding sequence ATGAGCAAAATAAAAGTCGGAATAATCGGCTGCGGAACGATAGGGACCCAACTCGCTATTGCCTGCCAGGGCAGGCTTGCGAAGAGTGTCGAGCTTGTCGCCGTATGCGACTTCGATGCCGGGAAAGCCGCGGCTTTGAACAAGAGCCTGAAGAAAAAAGTCCGTTTATTGAAGATCGGCGACCTTATGGGGAAAGCCGATGTTGTTGTGGAAGCGGCAAGCGCGCGCATATCGGGCGACGTCCTGAAAGAATGTATTAGGCGGAAGAAGGGATGCCTTATAATGAGCGTCGGAGGTCTCCTGGGGAGAGAGGACCTTCTGAAAAAGGCTGAAAAGCTCGGCGTCAGGGTTTATATCCCGAGCGGCGCCATCTGCGGAATAGACGGGTTAAAGTCCTCGTCCGTCGGGAAAATAGACTCGGTAACTCTTACGACGCGTAAGCCGCCGAAGGGCCTTTTTGGCGCGCCTTATCTGAAAGAAAAGGGCATAGATATCACTAACATAAGCGAAGACAGAACGGTATTCGAAGGAAGCGCCGAAGAAGCGGTCCGCGCATTCCCGCAGAACATCAATGTATCGGCAGTCCTGAGCCTTGCGGGCATAGGGGCTAAGGCGACGCGGGTGAGGCTGGTCGCGTCTCCGGGGCTCGGGCGGAACGTCCACGAGGTCGAGATACGAGGAGACGCAGGGAGCATATTTACGCGCACGGAGAACGTTCCTTCAAAGGCGAATCCAAAGACCAGCGCGCTTGCGATCCTCTCGGCCATAGCGACACTGGGCGGAATTTCCGACAGCGTGAAGATAGGGACGTAA
- the folK gene encoding 2-amino-4-hydroxy-6-hydroxymethyldihydropteridine diphosphokinase: MTTCYIGIGSNLGDRQDYINRAIEELKSHKDIRVRRVSSIYETEPAGGIQQGMFLNGVLEIDTDLGPKPLLKELNRIEAKLGRKRTIKNGPRTIDLDILYYGQDVIDEEGLVVPHPRINEREFVLQGLRELGKV; the protein is encoded by the coding sequence ATGACTACTTGCTACATCGGCATAGGCTCGAACCTGGGGGACAGACAAGACTATATAAATCGGGCTATCGAAGAGCTTAAGTCGCATAAAGATATCAGGGTTAGGAGAGTATCTTCGATATACGAAACTGAACCGGCCGGCGGCATACAACAGGGAATGTTCCTTAACGGTGTTCTGGAAATAGATACCGATCTCGGTCCGAAACCGCTCCTGAAAGAATTGAACAGGATAGAGGCTAAACTGGGCAGGAAGAGGACCATAAAGAACGGTCCGCGGACGATAGATCTCGATATTCTTTATTATGGGCAGGACGTTATCGATGAAGAGGGGCTTGTTGTTCCGCACCCTAGGATAAATGAGAGGGAGTTCGTGCTGCAAGGCCTTAGAGAGCTGGGGAAGGTTTAA
- the nadA gene encoding quinolinate synthase NadA, with protein sequence MERQDKSDLKYNDTLKKKIEKLKKKQNAVIIAHNYERDEIQEIADISGDSLALSQAAVRTDADVIVFCGVRFMAESASILNPDKKVLLPVMEAGCPLADMITPEKLRAKKKEHPKAAVVCYVNSSAEVKAESDIACTSSNAVEVVRSLLEKEIIFVPDKNLGRYVQTQLPEKKIILWEGFCPTHIRVQEEDMVKAKKDHPAAEVIAHPECNPEVLALSDHICSTGGMFTYVKRSPSKEFIISTESGMLYKLRKDNPAKKFYLPTENLVCANMKLITLGWVAHSLEKLVYEIKVSDAVREKAKRVLERMLAVTGEKKGAAIAGVLTSRKL encoded by the coding sequence ATGGAACGACAGGATAAGAGCGACCTTAAATATAACGATACTTTAAAAAAGAAGATAGAGAAGCTTAAGAAGAAACAGAATGCCGTAATAATCGCGCACAATTACGAGCGCGATGAGATACAGGAGATAGCCGACATATCCGGCGACAGTCTTGCTCTGTCCCAGGCCGCTGTCAGGACGGACGCGGACGTTATAGTTTTTTGCGGCGTCCGCTTTATGGCTGAGTCGGCGTCTATACTTAACCCGGATAAAAAGGTGCTGCTTCCGGTCATGGAAGCAGGATGCCCTCTTGCCGATATGATAACGCCTGAAAAACTTCGCGCAAAAAAGAAGGAACACCCTAAGGCGGCGGTAGTATGCTATGTAAATTCCAGCGCGGAGGTGAAGGCTGAAAGCGACATAGCCTGCACTTCCAGTAATGCCGTGGAGGTCGTAAGGTCTTTGCTGGAGAAGGAGATAATCTTTGTGCCGGACAAGAATCTCGGCCGTTACGTGCAAACTCAGCTTCCTGAAAAAAAGATAATCCTGTGGGAAGGTTTCTGCCCTACGCATATAAGGGTGCAGGAAGAGGATATGGTCAAGGCCAAGAAGGATCATCCCGCGGCAGAGGTGATCGCGCATCCCGAATGCAACCCGGAAGTCCTTGCGCTTTCCGACCATATTTGCTCGACGGGCGGCATGTTCACGTATGTGAAAAGATCCCCCTCCAAAGAGTTCATAATATCCACAGAGTCGGGCATGTTATATAAATTGAGGAAAGATAATCCGGCGAAGAAGTTCTACCTTCCTACCGAGAACCTGGTATGCGCCAACATGAAGCTCATAACGCTCGGTTGGGTGGCTCATAGCCTGGAGAAACTTGTCTATGAGATAAAGGTGTCGGACGCGGTCAGGGAGAAAGCGAAAAGGGTTCTCGAAAGGATGCTTGCGGTAACAGGGGAAAAGAAGGGCGCGGCGATCGCCGGGGTATTAACTAGTCGTAAGTTATAA
- the dapF gene encoding diaminopimelate epimerase → MSKTIQFTKAVATGNDFVIVDVISSKFKGSLPGLAKKLCDRKWSIGADGLLAIEASNKADFRMRIFNSDGSEAEMCGNGSRCAALYAASEGKAKNEMTIETIAGILKAAVKGDTVKVKLTDPKNIRWNLCLSIDRCPYKMDFIDTGVPHVVHFVKDLDKVDVKNLGSHIRNHGEFSPEGTNADFVQVAGKNTIKVRTYERGVEDETLACGTGSVASAIIAAEAEKMASPITVETRGGEKLKVYFEIADGNFRNVYLEGKARLVFEGAIQV, encoded by the coding sequence ATGAGTAAGACGATACAGTTCACGAAGGCCGTAGCGACAGGCAATGACTTTGTTATTGTCGATGTCATCTCTTCAAAGTTTAAAGGTAGTCTACCGGGCCTGGCTAAAAAACTGTGTGATAGAAAGTGGTCTATAGGCGCAGACGGACTATTGGCTATTGAGGCCTCCAATAAGGCTGATTTCAGGATGCGAATATTTAATTCCGACGGAAGTGAAGCCGAGATGTGCGGGAACGGCTCGAGGTGCGCCGCCCTGTATGCCGCATCTGAAGGAAAAGCTAAAAATGAGATGACGATCGAGACTATAGCCGGAATATTGAAAGCCGCAGTTAAGGGCGATACCGTCAAGGTGAAATTGACAGACCCTAAGAATATCAGGTGGAACCTGTGCCTGTCTATAGACAGGTGCCCGTATAAGATGGATTTTATCGATACAGGGGTGCCCCATGTGGTCCATTTCGTCAAAGACCTGGATAAGGTGGATGTCAAGAACCTTGGTTCGCACATAAGGAACCACGGGGAATTTTCGCCGGAGGGCACGAATGCGGATTTTGTGCAGGTCGCGGGTAAAAATACTATAAAGGTCAGGACCTATGAACGCGGAGTAGAAGACGAAACGCTTGCCTGCGGTACGGGATCGGTCGCAAGCGCCATAATCGCGGCCGAAGCGGAGAAGATGGCTTCGCCGATTACAGTAGAGACCAGGGGCGGGGAAAAGCTTAAAGTCTACTTCGAAATAGCCGACGGAAATTTCAGGAATGTATATCTGGAAGGCAAAGCTCGTCTGGTGTTCGAGGGAGCAATACAGGTCTGA
- the uvrA gene encoding excinuclease ABC subunit UvrA produces the protein MERDTIVIKGAKEHNLKNIDVEIPRNKLSVITGLSGSGKSSLAFDTIYAEGQRRYVESLSSYARQFLEQLQKPDVEYIEGLSPAISIEQRSAGSNPRSTVGTQTEIYDYLRLLFASVGIPHCHKCGKPITRQTAQEIVDRVLRLPKESKIMVLAPLVRGRKGEHKELFHKAKKDGFVRVRVDGNVLELDGKIALDKNRAHNIEIVVDRLVLKEGIKKRLTESVEAALETGKGLVIISADKQKGGEDTLFNEQYACIDCGTGFEELAPRIFSFNSPYGACPECLGLGNKMEIDPELVISDKSKPVIDAVDAWRRGGKGLYIYYRRLLRSVGHRYGFDAHTPYKDLTKEMKKIVLFGEPGGKGWGYFVPRLRSARTPSYAEGFEGVVPNLERRFRETESEFIKTEINKYMSVLPCPGCNGMRLKPESLAVTIGDKNIFEISDMPIKDLKTFLSDLKLTESQARIARQVLKEIGARLQFMVNVGLDYLTLDRRSSTLSGGEAQRIRLATQIGSGLVGVVYILDEPSIGLHQKDNSKLLDTLFTLRDLGNTLIVVEHDEATIRKADYLIDLGPGAGEHGGRIIANGTLDDIIASKESLTGKYLRGELKITAPSARRLVDNKKVLRVIGASEHNLKEIDVRIPLGLFICVTGVSGSGKSTLVDDILYRALAKKFYRSREMPGAHKKIEGMQFIDKVIVIDQSPIGRTPRSNPATYTGAFAPIRDIFSRLPDSKVRGYKPGRFSFNVKGGRCESCMGDGIKKIEMHFLPDVYVQCEICKGRRFNDQTLDVKYKGKSIADCLDMSVEEALRVFANVPTVRNKLKTLYEVGLGYIKLGQSATTLSGGEAQRIKLATELSKTSTGRTFYILDEPTTGLHFADVDKLLRVLQALVGQGNTVLVIEHNLDVIKTADYIIDLGPEGGDEGGEIVACGAPEEVIKNRRSYTGQYLKEVLK, from the coding sequence ATGGAGCGAGACACTATAGTAATAAAAGGGGCCAAAGAGCACAATCTTAAGAATATCGACGTTGAGATACCCCGCAATAAGCTATCTGTCATAACAGGCCTTTCCGGTTCCGGCAAGTCTTCGCTCGCTTTTGACACTATCTACGCTGAAGGGCAGCGCAGGTACGTCGAGAGCCTCTCCAGTTACGCCAGGCAGTTCCTCGAACAGCTGCAAAAACCCGACGTTGAATACATAGAAGGCCTGTCTCCCGCCATTAGCATAGAGCAGAGGAGTGCAGGTTCCAATCCCCGTTCTACCGTCGGGACGCAAACCGAAATATATGATTATCTTAGGCTGCTGTTCGCCAGTGTAGGTATCCCCCATTGCCATAAATGCGGCAAGCCCATAACCAGGCAGACCGCGCAGGAGATAGTCGACCGGGTCCTGCGGCTTCCGAAAGAATCGAAGATAATGGTCCTCGCTCCTCTAGTCCGGGGAAGGAAAGGGGAACATAAGGAGCTCTTTCATAAGGCCAAAAAAGACGGTTTCGTAAGGGTCAGGGTGGACGGTAACGTCCTTGAGCTTGACGGTAAGATCGCCCTCGACAAGAACAGGGCGCACAACATAGAGATAGTGGTGGACAGGCTCGTTCTTAAGGAAGGAATAAAGAAGCGGCTCACGGAATCGGTCGAGGCGGCGCTTGAGACGGGAAAAGGTCTTGTTATAATAAGCGCTGATAAACAGAAGGGGGGCGAGGATACGTTATTTAACGAGCAATACGCCTGCATCGATTGCGGGACCGGCTTCGAAGAACTCGCCCCGCGCATATTCTCTTTCAATTCGCCTTACGGCGCATGCCCGGAATGCCTGGGTCTCGGGAACAAGATGGAGATAGACCCGGAGCTCGTCATCTCCGACAAGTCGAAGCCCGTGATAGACGCCGTCGACGCATGGAGACGCGGCGGCAAAGGCCTTTATATATATTACAGGCGGCTCTTGCGTTCGGTGGGTCACAGGTACGGGTTCGATGCGCATACCCCGTATAAAGACCTTACGAAGGAGATGAAGAAGATAGTGCTTTTCGGGGAACCCGGCGGCAAAGGCTGGGGGTATTTCGTGCCTCGGCTTCGCTCGGCACGAACCCCGAGCTATGCCGAGGGGTTCGAGGGAGTGGTGCCGAACCTGGAACGGCGTTTCCGCGAAACGGAGAGTGAATTCATAAAGACAGAGATCAATAAATACATGTCTGTCCTCCCGTGTCCGGGTTGCAACGGAATGCGATTGAAGCCGGAGAGCCTCGCCGTTACAATCGGAGATAAAAATATATTCGAGATATCGGATATGCCGATAAAAGACCTGAAGACATTTCTATCGGACCTGAAATTGACGGAATCGCAGGCCAGGATCGCCCGCCAGGTCCTTAAGGAGATAGGCGCGCGCCTGCAATTCATGGTTAATGTCGGGCTGGATTATCTTACCCTCGACCGGCGGAGTTCCACGCTCTCGGGAGGCGAGGCGCAGAGGATAAGGTTGGCCACGCAGATAGGTTCGGGCCTCGTCGGGGTAGTCTATATACTGGATGAGCCGAGCATAGGGCTGCATCAGAAAGATAACTCGAAACTCCTGGACACGCTGTTTACGCTCAGAGACCTCGGCAATACACTGATAGTAGTCGAGCACGACGAAGCCACTATAAGAAAAGCCGACTACCTGATAGATCTCGGCCCGGGCGCGGGCGAACATGGCGGAAGGATCATAGCTAATGGTACATTGGATGATATCATCGCCTCGAAGGAGTCGCTCACCGGGAAATATCTGAGGGGGGAATTGAAGATAACTGCGCCGTCCGCGAGGAGGCTTGTAGATAATAAAAAAGTCCTGAGGGTTATAGGCGCATCGGAGCACAATCTTAAGGAGATAGACGTCAGGATACCGCTCGGCCTTTTTATATGCGTTACAGGCGTATCCGGGTCAGGCAAGAGTACCCTTGTCGACGATATACTTTACAGGGCGCTGGCTAAGAAATTTTACAGGTCGCGGGAAATGCCCGGCGCTCATAAAAAAATAGAGGGGATGCAGTTTATCGACAAGGTCATAGTCATAGACCAGTCGCCGATAGGTAGAACGCCGCGTTCCAATCCCGCTACATATACAGGCGCTTTCGCTCCCATAAGGGATATCTTTTCCAGGCTTCCTGATTCCAAAGTGCGCGGATATAAGCCCGGCCGGTTCAGCTTCAACGTAAAAGGCGGACGCTGCGAATCGTGCATGGGCGACGGCATAAAGAAGATAGAGATGCATTTCCTGCCGGACGTATATGTGCAGTGCGAGATATGTAAAGGCAGGCGCTTCAATGACCAGACCCTCGACGTCAAATATAAAGGCAAGTCTATAGCCGACTGTCTCGACATGTCCGTGGAGGAAGCGCTCCGGGTCTTCGCCAATGTCCCGACGGTAAGAAACAAGCTTAAGACGCTTTACGAAGTCGGCCTGGGCTATATAAAACTCGGGCAGTCGGCCACGACCCTTTCCGGAGGCGAGGCGCAGAGGATAAAGCTTGCGACTGAGCTGTCAAAGACGTCCACGGGCAGGACATTCTATATCCTGGATGAGCCTACGACCGGGTTGCATTTTGCGGATGTCGACAAACTTCTAAGAGTATTGCAGGCGCTGGTAGGGCAGGGCAATACAGTCCTTGTGATAGAACACAACCTTGATGTCATAAAGACAGCGGATTACATAATAGATCTCGGTCCGGAAGGCGGGGATGAGGGCGGCGAGATCGTAGCCTGCGGCGCCCCGGAGGAAGTGATAAAGAACAGGCGTTCATACACAGGGCAGTATTTAAAAGAAGTGCTTAAATGA
- the dapA gene encoding 4-hydroxy-tetrahydrodipicolinate synthase, translating into MFRVSMVALVTPFRDGKVDEKALRELIEFHIKNGTSALIPCGTTGESSTLSYEEHDRVIELTIQCAKGRISVIAGTGSNSTEEAIMLTKHAKKAGADASLQVNPYYNRPTQKGLYLHFKAIAEAVDMPIILYNIASRTGVNIEPETFVKLAEIKNIIGVKEASGSLEQMSRIKNMTPEDFLLISGDDALTLPVMSIGGVGVISVVANIIPKDVADMCAAFESGDIKKAKKLHYKMLQLVKAMFIETNPIPVKTAMGLMKMIEPGLRLPMCDMLPENKEKLAKALKDYRLI; encoded by the coding sequence ATGTTTAGAGTATCAATGGTGGCTTTGGTCACGCCGTTTAGGGACGGCAAGGTGGATGAGAAGGCCTTAAGGGAGCTCATAGAGTTCCATATAAAGAACGGCACGTCGGCTCTTATTCCGTGCGGGACTACGGGCGAATCCTCGACGCTTTCGTACGAAGAGCATGACAGGGTGATAGAGCTTACCATACAATGCGCCAAGGGTCGCATAAGCGTAATAGCCGGTACAGGCTCGAACTCTACGGAAGAAGCGATCATGCTTACTAAGCATGCTAAGAAGGCCGGCGCCGACGCTTCTTTGCAGGTCAATCCTTACTATAACCGTCCGACACAAAAGGGGCTCTACCTGCATTTTAAGGCTATAGCCGAAGCGGTCGACATGCCTATAATACTTTATAATATCGCTTCAAGGACCGGAGTTAATATTGAACCGGAGACATTCGTAAAGCTCGCCGAAATAAAGAACATCATCGGGGTAAAGGAGGCTAGTGGAAGCCTGGAGCAGATGTCGCGCATAAAGAATATGACGCCGGAAGATTTTCTACTCATATCGGGAGACGATGCGCTTACCCTGCCTGTGATGTCCATAGGCGGAGTCGGCGTCATTTCGGTAGTGGCGAATATAATACCTAAGGACGTTGCCGACATGTGCGCCGCGTTCGAAAGCGGAGATATAAAAAAGGCTAAAAAGCTGCATTATAAGATGCTGCAGCTTGTCAAGGCGATGTTCATAGAGACCAACCCTATACCGGTTAAGACGGCAATGGGACTCATGAAGATGATAGAGCCGGGCCTCAGGCTGCCCATGTGCGATATGCTGCCGGAGAATAAAGAGAAGCTGGCGAAGGCGTTGAAGGATTACAGGTTAATATAA
- the panC gene encoding pantoate--beta-alanine ligase: MKIVENISRMSTLMKIMRKEGKSIGLVPTMGYLHEGHLSLVRAAKKHNDVAVMSVFVNPLQFGPNDDLAKYPRDFKRDEEKARLAGVDVLFYPSEKEIYPSGYSTYVEVKGLGDTLCGSSRPGHFKGVTTIVAKLFGIVKPDMAYFGQKDVQQAAIIKKMTEDLNMGIEIKIMPIVREKDGLAMSSRNIYLSETERKDASILHQSLSTAESMVNQGEKDARKIIKAMELLIRQKPSVKIDYISIVDKRFLKEVSSISGEVLIALAVFIGKTRLIDNIAIDPAAVKTEKSFARKA; encoded by the coding sequence GTGAAGATAGTCGAGAATATTTCAAGGATGTCCACCCTCATGAAGATCATGAGGAAAGAAGGAAAGTCCATCGGGTTAGTTCCCACGATGGGTTATCTGCATGAAGGCCACCTGAGCCTTGTCAGGGCCGCGAAGAAACATAACGATGTCGCCGTCATGAGCGTATTCGTCAATCCCCTGCAATTCGGCCCTAACGATGATCTCGCTAAATATCCCAGAGATTTTAAGCGCGACGAAGAAAAGGCGAGGCTTGCGGGCGTTGACGTCCTGTTCTACCCGTCGGAAAAGGAGATATATCCGAGCGGCTATTCCACTTATGTAGAAGTCAAAGGTCTTGGTGATACGCTCTGCGGCTCTTCGCGCCCCGGCCATTTCAAAGGGGTCACCACGATAGTCGCGAAACTTTTTGGTATTGTGAAGCCGGACATGGCTTACTTCGGGCAGAAAGACGTTCAGCAGGCCGCGATCATTAAAAAGATGACGGAGGATCTAAATATGGGCATAGAGATAAAGATCATGCCCATTGTGCGCGAAAAGGACGGGCTTGCGATGAGCTCGAGAAATATCTATCTGTCCGAAACGGAAAGGAAGGACGCGTCCATATTACACCAATCATTGTCTACGGCGGAGTCCATGGTGAACCAGGGTGAAAAAGACGCAAGAAAGATAATAAAGGCGATGGAGTTGTTAATAAGACAGAAACCGTCCGTCAAGATAGATTATATCTCGATAGTGGACAAGAGGTTCCTGAAAGAAGTAAGTTCGATATCGGGCGAGGTCTTGATCGCGCTCGCGGTCTTCATCGGCAAGACGAGGCTTATAGATAATATTGCTATCGACCCTGCCGCTGTAAAGACAGAAAAAAGTTTTGCCAGGAAAGCGTGA
- a CDS encoding LL-diaminopimelate aminotransferase — translation MKIEKSDRLKKLPPYLFVEIDRAKKQARDEGRDIIDLGVGDPDIPTPKFIIDALNKAVRDPSTHRYALDQGHPDFRNAASRWFKRRFGVDMNPDGEIYPLIGSKEGIAHIPLAFVNPQDIVLVPDPCYPPYRSGTLFAGGEVVSMPLLEKGKFLPDLKAINHSILHKVRMIFINYPNNPTGAVCDKKFLKEVVDFAAKHNIIVCHDAAYTEIAFDGFRPPSIFEVEGARDVAIEFHSLSKTFNMTGWRIGFAAGNARIIEGLAKVKSNVDSGIFSAIQKAGAVALDNYEKHISSVIKTYEERRNVLVDGLNSLGWNVEKPKATFYVWVRVPPRYTSATFAKALLDKADIVATPGNGFGEHGEGYIRMVVTVDKKRILEAVERIKKKVT, via the coding sequence ATGAAGATCGAGAAGTCTGACAGATTAAAGAAACTACCGCCGTATCTATTTGTGGAGATCGACAGGGCGAAGAAGCAGGCGCGCGACGAAGGCCGGGACATAATCGACCTTGGCGTCGGCGATCCCGATATACCGACGCCGAAGTTCATCATAGACGCGCTCAATAAGGCTGTCCGCGACCCTTCGACGCACAGGTATGCCCTCGACCAGGGCCATCCTGACTTCAGGAACGCGGCTTCGCGCTGGTTCAAGAGGCGTTTTGGCGTCGACATGAACCCTGACGGCGAGATATATCCGCTTATCGGCTCTAAAGAGGGCATCGCCCATATTCCGCTCGCTTTTGTGAACCCGCAGGATATAGTCCTCGTCCCGGACCCATGCTATCCTCCTTACAGATCGGGTACGCTCTTTGCCGGAGGCGAGGTCGTTTCGATGCCTCTGCTTGAAAAAGGTAAATTCCTGCCGGACCTGAAAGCGATAAACCACAGCATCCTGCACAAGGTCAGGATGATCTTCATTAATTATCCGAACAACCCGACGGGCGCGGTCTGCGACAAGAAGTTTTTGAAAGAGGTCGTCGACTTTGCCGCGAAGCACAATATTATCGTCTGCCATGACGCCGCGTATACGGAGATCGCGTTCGACGGCTTCAGGCCGCCGAGTATATTCGAGGTCGAAGGCGCCAGGGATGTAGCCATAGAGTTCCACTCGCTCTCAAAGACATTTAACATGACCGGCTGGAGGATAGGATTTGCCGCCGGCAACGCCCGTATTATAGAAGGCCTGGCCAAGGTGAAATCGAATGTCGACTCAGGGATATTCTCTGCGATCCAGAAGGCCGGCGCGGTCGCATTGGATAATTACGAGAAACATATAAGTTCGGTAATAAAGACATACGAGGAGAGGCGCAATGTGTTAGTGGACGGTCTCAATTCGCTCGGCTGGAATGTGGAGAAACCCAAGGCGACGTTCTATGTATGGGTCCGCGTGCCGCCGCGCTATACCTCGGCGACATTCGCGAAGGCGCTTTTAGATAAAGCGGATATAGTAGCTACGCCGGGCAACGGTTTCGGCGAGCACGGCGAAGGTTATATAAGGATGGTCGTCACCGTCGATAAGAAGAGGATCTTGGAGGCGGTGGAGAGAATTAAAAAGAAGGTTACGTAA
- the dapB gene encoding 4-hydroxy-tetrahydrodipicolinate reductase: MIKLCISGSKGKMGSRIVALAKEDAEFEISGEFDAGIEAGPLVKECDCLIEFTSPQATMEHLALCEENKRAMVIGTTGLSAAEQEKIKEVSAKMPVVFSPNMSIGVNLLFKMIRDSSKILGPEYEVSIVEAHHVHKKDAPSGTAKELTRIIKENRGDVKVPIDSVREAEIVGEHTITFESEYDLIEITHSAKTRDIFARGALSAAKFVVGKKSGLFSMKDVLGL; the protein is encoded by the coding sequence ATGATAAAACTATGCATCAGCGGTTCCAAAGGGAAGATGGGTTCGAGGATCGTCGCTCTGGCAAAAGAGGACGCGGAATTTGAGATAAGCGGCGAATTCGACGCGGGGATAGAGGCCGGGCCTCTTGTAAAAGAATGCGACTGCCTTATCGAGTTCACATCTCCGCAGGCCACAATGGAGCACCTGGCGTTATGCGAAGAAAATAAAAGAGCCATGGTAATAGGGACGACGGGATTATCGGCCGCGGAGCAGGAAAAGATAAAAGAGGTCTCTGCCAAAATGCCGGTCGTCTTTTCGCCGAATATGTCTATAGGCGTCAACCTGCTATTTAAGATGATACGCGACTCGAGCAAGATCCTCGGCCCTGAATACGAGGTATCGATAGTTGAGGCGCATCACGTCCATAAAAAGGACGCGCCGAGCGGGACCGCTAAAGAACTTACGCGCATAATCAAGGAAAACAGGGGCGATGTAAAGGTGCCGATCGACTCAGTCCGCGAGGCTGAGATCGTCGGGGAGCATACTATAACGTTTGAGAGCGAGTACGACCTTATAGAAATAACGCACAGCGCCAAGACGCGCGACATATTCGCCAGAGGCGCGTTGTCGGCCGCGAAATTCGTTGTCGGTAAGAAAAGCGGCTTGTTTAGCATGAAAGACGTACTGGGGCTGTAA
- a CDS encoding ATP-binding protein codes for MRPLSRTGNYISTRIGRAIEDYRLLEDKDRILVAVSGGKDSMALVKLLNERKKWAPIDYELTAMHVESDFLCSDSKSQKNALKLFFKDNGIKYRFEKMKILNRRSLERSYSSRSRDDFSTEKSRPSCFWCSWNRRKALFLAADKLGCNKVALGHHKDDIVETFLLNIFYHGEFSAMNPRQELFGGKLTIIRPLCYVEESALRKFAKESRFPLLACNCPNSDISKRRLMKGFVKRMERDCPHVKTNVFRSISRIKHEYINIK; via the coding sequence ATGAGACCGCTCAGCCGGACGGGTAACTACATCTCGACGAGGATTGGCAGGGCGATCGAGGATTACAGGCTGCTCGAAGATAAGGACAGGATACTCGTAGCCGTGTCGGGCGGCAAAGACAGCATGGCGCTCGTCAAGCTCCTGAACGAGCGTAAGAAATGGGCGCCCATAGATTACGAACTCACGGCGATGCACGTCGAATCCGATTTCCTGTGCTCGGACAGTAAGAGCCAGAAAAACGCTCTTAAATTGTTCTTTAAAGATAACGGCATAAAGTATCGTTTTGAAAAGATGAAGATCCTGAACAGGAGATCCCTCGAACGCTCCTATTCGTCGCGTTCTCGGGACGATTTTTCTACCGAAAAATCGAGGCCGTCGTGTTTCTGGTGTTCGTGGAACAGGCGGAAGGCCCTCTTTCTGGCGGCCGACAAGCTGGGCTGCAATAAGGTAGCGCTCGGCCACCACAAAGACGATATTGTCGAGACATTCCTGTTGAATATATTTTATCACGGCGAGTTTTCGGCGATGAACCCGAGACAGGAGCTTTTTGGCGGTAAGCTGACCATCATAAGGCCGTTATGTTATGTGGAAGAGAGCGCTCTCCGGAAGTTTGCCAAAGAAAGCCGTTTTCCGCTTCTTGCGTGCAACTGCCCGAATTCGGATATTTCAAAGAGGCGGCTGATGAAGGGTTTTGTGAAGAGGATGGAGAGGGATTGCCCTCACGTAAAGACGAACGTATTCAGGAGCATTTCGAGGATAAAGCACGAGTATATTAATATCAAATAA